The region CTAAACAGCAACAGGACAGAGACATCAACTTGCCGAGGAACAAATCAGGGACAGGTCAGAACTTTAAAAGATAAGAtaaatcatatgcataagcaaTAATGACTAAAAGATAAGAACAACACAATACTCATATGTGGGTGTGGAGACCAAACctaaaagaaagaaaacaaaaagaagTAAAGCAGGATGCTGGAATGGTGATAACAATAAACAATTAAGAGATGACTTGGGCTAAAAAAGGTTTTGTTGGGTTTGTTCGCAATGCCAATAAAATGCATGATCTTATGGTTGATGAAGGAATTGCATCAATAAAGGTGATTCCATTCGAGGACATAGTATTTTAAAaggttgatgatgatgaagacCTGAACGAGTTGGTGAAGGAGTCTAAAATTGTATTCCAACAATGGTTCAGAATATTGAGAAATGGGAATCAAAAGACTCATGGGGGTTACGATTCGCGTGGGTTCGAGTGCTCGGGGTCCCGGTACATGCTTGGAGAAGGAAGGTGTTCTCAACATTAGTAACAAATTTTGGAACATTAATAGAAATAGATCCAATGATAAAAAGCATGCAAAGATTAGATGTGGCTCGGTTGCTTGTAGGAACATACATGTTGGAATTCATCAATAATGTGATAAAACTAAAGGTTAACGAGGAAGAATTCCTCATTAGATTGATAGAGGAATTATGTGATTGTTCAATCGATATACAAGATTCGGAAAGTGAAAGAGATGATGTTTCAACCAGCTCTGACGAGCCATTCATTCCTCCGTCAACAACATAAGTGGAAGACAGAGAGAACTTACTGAAGATAGAAGATAATTATGACAAATTAATGAATGCTTTAGGAAGGTTAAAGTCTTTTAATGCATAAGGGCAACCGACCAATGGAAACATAGATTTGTTAGATGAAGTGGCGCTAGAAAACATGAGAGGAGGAAAAGGTAAAACAGATGAAGAGCCAACAATTAAAGAAGGAAACAAAGTGAATGAACTTGCATGTGAAGGTGATAATGAGGTAATGAGAAGTGAGGCCCaaccaattaaaaacaattaTTAACTAAATGATTCAAATGCAGTCAACATGGGGACGACTCAAGAGGAAGTGAATACAAATTTAGTGGGTCAACCACAATGCAACGAGATAACTTTGGGCTTAAAGAAGTTAATCCTAATAGCCAAAGGAGTGGGCCGCGAAAATATTAATACCACCCAGGAAGTTAACAAAAAAACGTGAACAATATCTATGGCAATAACTACTACTATGTGGCAAATACAGAAAATGGCAAAAGACATGTGTTGAATATTGAGAAGGGATATACTCTCATTCAATAGCAAGAACAATTCACTAAAGTAAATGGAACACAAGATAGTAACTGGAACACAAGATAGAAGAGAAACAACATACGGGAGGAGCGGTGATAGAGCATTCCTTTCTTACAAAGAAAGAATAAGACGAAGGCGTGAAATCATGAAGAATAAAAGGAAAACGTAAAGGAAATGGAAGAATGCAACTACTAAATGCACATATAGTCAACGTAATCAATCTAATATCCAGGTAAATGACTATCCTAGTTTAATTTTACTTGATAACAACTTGGAAAATAGTAGCTGGATTTTTTTACATGGGGATGCAAAACAAATTGCAATAGGGCATGGGACTTGGGAAAGATTATGGCATAGTTCGACTACAATAAAAAACGTCTTTTACCTCGGTTGAAAAATAGGTCTTATCTAGATTTCACAAGCGAAGTAATGAAAGGCGTCATGAAAAGTGTACACTTTACCTCTTGGTTTTAAAAAATCTAACGGGTATGTGTAAAGGACATGGGTTCGATCACTGGGAGACCTTTTTAGAATTTTGAAATGGCGAAAACACATGTCCTATCGGTTTTGACATTTCACCGACTGACATACCATATTTTCACCTCGGTTATCTCATATAACTGACGGGTAAAACAATTTTGAGTTTATTAAATTTAATGTGGATTGCTTATTTCACTAAACTCTATACTGAACATATAATTTCTCAAAAATGGTTAGaaaaataattatatgaacaatTTCGTTATATTTGAAGAAGAACTTACATTGATTAGTGAGTTTGAAGCATCATGtaactcatcattcatctcacaCTCTTTCATGGTTAAAATCCCTTCAATGTTTTAAGTTATTTATTCAACACTTTGTTTTCTACTAATTCACTCTTGAAAGAATAAGATTTTATGCTTTGAAAAATGAACTAATATGGAATAAAATTGAATGAAAACTAGAAGTATTAGAGAGATTTTAACGATAAAACAACATGAGATAAATGATGAGTTGCAGAATGGTAGAAAAATATTAATCAGTGTAATATAAGTTTTAGATACAATATAATTTTTATATGATTATTTCCAAAATCAAACTAATATGTTATATGTTCAAATaggggttagtgaaacaaacaatCGACATTAGATATAATAAATTCAACTTGACGGAACAAGATGAGAGTTGCCCAAAgaatcacaaaaaatataatctCAATATCAATATCAATCTCAAACTCAAACACAATAATAACAATTAAAATACAGCATATACACTTAATAAACTCAACTAAAAAATAACAACTTACATTAAACAACAACACAGAAAATAATCAACAATAtcaataacaacatcaagaatAACAACGTCAATAAACAACCTCTAGGGTTTAGGGtctcaacaacaagaacaacaacatcgacaaaaacaacatccataacaacaaaaacaacaagaaaacCTTTAGGGTTTCGGATCTCAACaacacaacaataacaacaacaacaacaacaacaacaacaatataaCAACAATATGAGTAATGATGTTTGATGTACCAGATCTctgaagaagaagtaaaagaaAAGATTTGGATCTCTAAAGAAGAAACGAGAGCACTAAACACATAACATCTTCGTATTGAATATGATATGTGTTTATAGATCTCattgtttaggaatttttctttAAGGGTTATGTTTGTGTTTTTTAGACAAATGAAACTGAATACTACAAACTACAGTTATATATATAAGAGAAACACATGCACCTCGATTGGAAAGAAACCCGAAGTGAAAAGTGGCGtatttttagattaaaaataaaatatttaagaATGCGCCACTTTTAATGAGATAAAAATATAAAATGAAGTTGCTGGAATTCGAAACATGTATACTTAATAAGTTTACCCTTCGGTTTTCAAAATAACAGATATAATATATtgtatatttaaaaaaaaacaaagcGCTTCCAGGATTTTTACCTCAATTTTTTTATACATAAGGTGAAATCGttgtcatgaaatgtattatttgtatTAGTGTTCACAAGGGAGGGAAAGCGGAAATATTACATGAATTAACATTAGAAGTGGGCACCAAATAAAGAAAATTAAAAGATGGGAGAGGGGGTGATCGCTACTAAAAGCGGTGATCCGAAATTGGTGCTCATAAACATATTATCTTCATGAAATTGATCAACTACAATATAAGGTAATTATGGgggttatttaaaaaaaaggaaGTTAAAAAATTAATTATGAATCAGAAACCAAATATGATATGTATTCAAGAACCAAAAATGAAAGTCGTGGACAAGAGCCAAAGTGTAATGATGTGGGAGTCGACAAATTGTGACTTTACTTTCATGGCATCAGAAGGAAGGTCAAGGGGGATTGTTAACAATTTGGGATAACATCATTTTTTCGTTACTAAGAAAATATAATAGAGACCATGTACTCATATTGGAGGTAGAATGGAAAGAAGAAAATGTAGTTGCATGTCTCTACTATTCAGTTATTTTGTTGTTTGTCGTACCACTTTCATCTATGTTTTTATTTTGACTCGTTGAGTCTCTTTCATGATTGCATTTCTCATGTTTAGCATGCATAAAATcttgattatatttgatttgatcaaaattCTTTTTAATCAATAGTATATGATAGTGAAATAAAATCCCCATGTGTTTTTCAACAAATTTGATTAAAGGTAAAATCTCAATAAGCTTTTGAAAACTTTAAAAATTGAGATTTACAAGATTAATTTTAATAAGACAATTTTACACTGAATTCATGATTTTAATCAAATTGGACAGTAGCTCAACTCAAAAAttttatcttgatcaaatttttTACTTGATCCTGATCACTTTTATATGAACAAATTTTGTctgatttgattcgaatcataaTTTGTTCATGATCTGAATCAATTCCACTTTTTACAAATCATGTTTGATTctgtttgatttgatttgaatcaaactTTCAACATGATCCGAATCAAATTATTTTGCCTAAAAATCCTGTCAATTATAGACCATTTGATTTGAATCACTTTTTATTCTTGATTCGAATCAGAAGGCTTGTGATTTGAAACATGTATTCTCTGATCCAAATCAATTGGCATATCTTTCAATTTTTTAGTATTTCTTTTATTTCACTTCATTTTTTCTCATTTAATTCAAACCATATTTTTCTTGATTTGAATCTAACTACCTTTTTTCAACCATTTTGTGTGCTTCATCTCAATCATTTTTTGTCATCATTCAAACATAACATACATCATTCTGTTAAGATTTTTCAGTGTGATTTGTGTGAAAAGCAATTTCCTCTATTTTGAATGTTCAAATTCTTGCACGAATTTCTCACATCTTCAACCTCAATACCTGAAAATCAAGTATCAAATAACatatttaatataaaaaaatagaGTTATAATTTTCAACCAAAGTGATATAAAACTTTATTTCCAAAGAACACAAGTTAAACAAAACTAACTAAATTTGATTGAGGgtttaagaaaaataattataagTCAAAGGACATACCCCAAAGATCTTGACACGGCAGCGTGTGGCAAGCGGAAGGAAACGTCGATTCTATTTCGATTGAAACCTAAAAGAAAGGGATTATATTTGTGATTATTCAAAATTTATTTAGAGAATTTTTTTTATTCTGTATATTTTTTAGAGAACTTTTCAAGTTTGATTGACTGAGagaagaattgagagagaatatATAATGGTCGTGAAATCCTAATATATTTTACAAGCGTAGGTTTTACAAGCGGACTTTTTTAATTTTTAGCGGCAATTTTAATTATTTAGttattatatatataattttaattatttatataatttttCCAAATCAAATTATATACAGATTTAAATTTTAGTATCACATTAAATATTTCTTAAAGTAGgtatgaatatatatatatataatatatatatatatatatatatatatatatatatatatatgtgtgttttttttaatttatttatttattattttatatttatttttcttagaaacaaatatcttatattaaaatatttatttgtaATAAAAGTATagagattttttttaaaaataaggTATTAATGATTAATATTAAAATTagaatttttattttaattacaAAATTGTCATTCtttataaattttatatattttttttaataaaataagtATTATATCAATAATTCTAATATTATTTTTGTACTAGTCAGAAAATGAATATTAGAATATTTAAAAACATCGTCATTTTCCGTGTTAATAAACAGAAGTCTTATTAAGAAGTTAAAGATACTTCGAATGTCAAGCCTATCTTAATCTTGATATATTTCATTTGTCGATCATTAGTTTTTTTCTAAAGgctatattttatatatagtaGGCATGAGATATTCCAATATTACAGTATCCTAGGACTAACATTAATCCAAAATAAAACAATATTCGAACATTAGTTTTTCTTTTAAAGGCCAAAATAAGATTTTATTGTATAGTAGGCATGAGATAGAACTAACATTGATCCAAAATAAAACAACATGAGATTGGAGATGAGATAACCCAACAAATCTACTATCTTGGACCTAAATACCAAAAACACCCCCCAATTTGTTAAAAAAAATGTCACCGAAAATAAGAGAAAAGACTGCCATACTATACCAACTCAATTAAAAGATTTTAACTTGTCATGATACTCTCATTTATAATAATTTTATTGtcatatattttttttaaaaatagaCTCTTTCAAAATTCATCTGTTTTTATCATAGTTTTACGGTCTGCATCggaattttttgaattttttgttttttttctgAAACTTTCCGAAATTTCAAATAAAAGATAAATCTTTTaaattttcttgaaaaataacagaattttaaaagaaaaatgtACACTATTAAAATTTTTGAAATCTTCGATAAACGAGGTCATTTTTTGAAATTATGATAATgttaaaaacaattttttttattgaatATGAACTATTAGAAATTTTACTTTGATTGAAATTTTAGATATAAATTAAAACATTTAAAATTTATGATAATATTTATAAATTCATGTAAATTTAAATATACCAAAAATTATAAATATAGTATCAAAATTTTGATTTGACTGTTGAAAATTTCGTATAaaaatttatttcaaattttTTCATATGCAACTATGAAATTATAGGGATGTCAAGTTGAAAATGGATGTGGCAAGTTAAAATCAAAATCTGCAACATTGAAACAAGATTCTGTCTGCATAGACAATCTAAAAAAAAAGCAAATGACCTACAAATGCTTATTAAAATATTGGTATGTCACCGCCTGTTACTCAACATATGTAATACCCAAACAACCAATTGGAATTAATTCCACTTATGAGCTTCACCCGTCTCACATTGTCCTTACCACCATTGCCTTCTCTGTTGAATAAAGTTAATGTTAGAATTAATGGGTTTTAATAATAAATTAATGGAAAGAATTGGAAGGTCAATAGACAATGGGCAAATTAATAGTATTTACTAGTTATTATAGCTCCTAGAATAGCTAAATTTTTTGTATGTATAAAGTCTAAAATTGCATTCTAATAATATACAGAAGTTTATAAAAACTACTCGCTTCTTCTGTCAAATTGGCATCAGAGCTAATGGCAAACATGATGAATCAAATGCCGTTGCCACAGCTAACGAAGTTGAATTACGAAAACTGGAGTATCCAGATGAAAGCTCTTCTCGGATCTCTAGACGCGTGGGAGGTGACCAAAGATGGGTTTGAAGAACCAACAGATGTTGAGGGATATACGGCAGCTCAAAACAAGGCGTTGAAAGAGACGCGATCGAAGGATAAAACGGCACTGTACATGCTGTTTAGGGTTGTTGATGAATCAGGCTTCGAAAAGATTGCCGGTTCGACTACGTCGAAAGAAGCGTGGGACACACTAGAGAAAGTGTTCAAAGGAGCAGATCGAGTAAAGCAAGTTCGACTCCAAACTCTTCGTGGTGAATTGGAGAGGATGCAGATGAAGGAGTCAGAAAATGTATTTGACTACATCACGCGTGTACAAAAGGTGGTGAACCAACTCACCAGAAATGGCGAAACAGTAACTGATGCACGAGTTGTCGAAAAGATTTTGAGATCTTTAACAGATAAGTTTGAGAATATTGTGTGTGCAATAGAAGAGTCGAAGGACCTTTCGACGCTCGCAGTCGAAGAGCTCGCTGGTTCCCTCGAAGCACACGAACAACGaaagatgaaaaagaaggaagaaggagTAGAGGACGCAAATCAAATCAAGGAGCAAATCAAAGACGAAAAGGTACTCTTTTCTCAAAACTTTCGAGGAAGAGGACGTGGTCGTGGAGGACGTGACAGTGGTCGAAGTGGTAGAGGCAGCAACTTCGACAGAGGACAGTCGAGTCAGCAAAATTGGCGTGGCAGAGGACGTGGTCAAAGAGGTGGTAGGTCGAACCATTCCAACTTTGAATGCTACAAGTGTGGGAAGTATGGTCATTATGCGAAGGATTGCAACTCATTCAAATGCTATAACTGTGATAAAGTGGGACATCTCGCAAAAGATCGTCGAATCGAAAAGAAGGTAGAAGAAACAACCAATCTAACCTTGGAAGCTGAAGCAAATGAAGGTTTTCTCTTGATGGCTCAAAATGAGATCAACACAAATGACAACGTTTGGTATCTTGACTCAGGAGCAAGTAACCATATGTGTGGTCACAAACACTTGTTCAAAGAAATGAGAAAGATTGAAGATGGAAATGTGTCTTTCGGAGATGCATCGAAAGTGAAGGTCGAAGGCAAAGGAACGATCCGTTACCTGCAGAAAGATGGGTTGATTGGAtcaattcaagatgtttactATGTACCAAATCTTAAAGCCAACATCTTGAGTTTGGGACAACTTACAGAAAAAGGTTATTCGATACTTATGAAGGAACGAATACTGTATTTGAAGGACAAGCTGGGACATCTGATTGCTCGTGTCGAAATGGAGAGAAATCGAATGTACAAACTGAATCTGATAAACGTTCGAGAAAAATGTTTACAAGTAAGTGTCGAAGACAAAGCGTTACTATGGCATCTACGCTTTGGTCATCTACATCATGCTGGTTTAAGAAGGTTGGCGAAAAGGAACATGGTGCATGGACTACCAGATATGGATTATGAAGGAAAGttctgtgaagaatgtgtgctgagcaaacaaacaagaacttcatttcaaaagaaggcagaatatcaagctaagcatatccttgatttgattcacaccGACATATGTGGGCCAATCACGCCAGAATCCTTCAGTAGCAAAAGGTACTTTATTTCCTTTATCGACGATTACTCACGGAAgacatgggtttatttcttgagagaaaagtctgaagcattcgaggtgttcaaaaggttcagagtaatggtggagaaggaaaccgacagacacattaaagcagttcgatcagatagaggtggtgagtatacttcgacagcctttatgaagtattgtgaagagcagggtacaaggagatttctaactgcagcatactcacctcaacaaaatggggtggctgaaaggaagaatcgaacagtccttgacatggttcgttcaatgcttaaaagcaagaacatgccaaaggaattttgggcagaagctgtaaaaTGTGTCATTTATGTTCAGAATCGATGTCCACATTCGAAGTTAGAAGATAAAACACCACAAGAAGCGTGGAGTGGACAGAAGCCAACAGTTTCTCATCTCAAAGTATTTGGAAGTGTGGCTTATGCACACGTACCAGATCAACGAAGAACGAAACTTGAAGACAAAAGTCAGAAATACATACTCATTGGGTATGATGAGAAAACAAAAGGGTACAAGCTATTTGATCCCATAAGAAAGAAGGTGATAGTGAGTAGAGACGTTCGAATAAACGAAGCAAGTAAGTGGGACTGGAACAGTTCGACAGAAGCTATTGTCGAAGTTGAAGAATCATCTGTCGTTGTACCATCAAACATTTCGACAAAACTTGAAGATTCTGATAATGAAGATGAACCTACACAACCCAGAATGCGAAGTTTGCAAGATCTGTATGATTCGACAAGTGAAGTGCACCTTGTATGTCTCTTGGCAGATGCTGAAAACATCAGTTTTGAAGAAGCAGTACGAGACAAGAAGTGGAAAAGTGCCATGGACGAAGAGATGAGGGCGATTAACCACAATAACACTTGGGAGCTAGTTGAATTGCCAAAAGGTAGTCAACCCATTGGTGTAAAGTGGGTATTCAAGAAAAAGATGAATGCTCAAGGAGAAATAGAACGATACAAAACGAGACTTGTTGCGAAGGGATACAAACAGAAATCAGGAGTTGATTATGACGAAGTATTTGCACCCGTTGCAAGAATGGAGACAATTCAATTACTCATATCTCAAGCTGCTCAATTCAAATGGccaatatttcaaatggatgtcaaaacagctTTTCTGAATGGTGTACTATAAGAAGAAGTCTATGTCGAACAACCACTCGGGTACATGAAAGCTGGAGAAGAGAAGAAGGTACTGAAATTGAAGAAAGCGCTATATGGGCTGAAGCAAGCACCGCGGGCATGGAACACACGTATCGACACATACTTCAAGGAGAACGGGTTCGAGCAATATTCGTACGAACATGCTCTctatgtgaagaaaaatggaagggaTGTATTACTTGTTGCTCTCTATGTTGATGATCTTATCTTTCTGGGCAGTAATGATCAGATGATAGAAGAATTCAAAAGCACAATGACACGTGAATTCGAGATGACAGATTTAGGCCTGATGAGATTCTTTCTTGGTCTGGAAGTTCGACAAAAAGAAACAAGAATCTTCATTTGACaagaaaaatatgcaaaagaaatCTTGAAAAGATATAAGATGGAAAACTGTAATCCGGCTTCGACGCCAATGGAACCAGGAACAAAATTGTCGAAATTTGATGGAGGAGAACGTGTCGAAGCAGGCAAATATCGAAGTTTGGTAGGAAGTCTTCGCTATCTCACATGTACAAGACCAGATATCTCATTAAGTGTAGGCATTGTAAGTCGATTCATGGAGGAGCCAGTTTACACACATTGGAAGGCATTGAAGCGAATTCTGAGGTACATCCAAGGAACAGTGTCACTTGGGATGTTTTACTCGAATTCAGAGAAATACAAGTTGGTTGGTTACTCTGACAGTGATTGGTGCGGAGACATAGATGatcgaaaaagcacttctggataTGTGTTTTTCATGGGAAATACTGCATTCACTTGGCTCTCTAAAAAGCAGCCAATAGTAACTCTTTCGACATGTGAAGCAGAATATGTAGCAGCATCCTGGTGCGTTTGTCATGCAATATGGCTCAGAAGATTGATGAGTAAAATGGAGCTAGAACAGAAAGATGCAACAATAATACAAGTTGACAACAAGTCAGCAATTGAGTTAGCAAAGAATCCAGTAAACCATGAAAGGAGCAAACACATTGACGTTCGTTTCCACTTCATTCGAGAACACGTGAAGGAAGGAAATGTCGAATTGAAGCATGTAGCAAGTAAGGACCAAGCAGCagacattttcacaaaaccatTATCAAAAGAAATCTTCGACAGAGGCAAGAAATTGATAGGGATGATGAAGAGAAGAAACATTTAAGTTTACAGAGGAGTTTTGTTGAATAAACTTAATGTTAGAATTAATGGGTTTTAATAATAAGTTAATGGAGAGAATTGGAAGGTCAATAGACAGTGGGCAAATTAATAGTATTTACTAGTTATTATAACTCCTAGAATAGCTAAAGTTTTTGTATGTATAAAGTCCAAAATTGCATTCTAATAATATACAGAAGTTTATAAAAACTACTCGCTTCTTCTGTCATTCTCGACATTATGAATTTTTGCGAAAACATCTCTCAGCGCCATTGTATCTTTCACTTTTTACTTTTCAATTCCATTTACCTAACAATGCAAGATTAAAGGTGCTCAAGTTTTTAATACACAAA is a window of Lathyrus oleraceus cultivar Zhongwan6 chromosome 6, CAAS_Psat_ZW6_1.0, whole genome shotgun sequence DNA encoding:
- the LOC127094262 gene encoding secreted RxLR effector protein 161-like; the protein is MENCNPASTPMEPGTKLSKFDGGERVEAGKYRSLVGSLRYLTCTRPDISLSVGIVSRFMEEPVYTHWKALKRILRYIQGTVSLGMFYSNSEKYKLVGYSDSDWCGDIDDRKSTSGYVFFMGNTAFTWLSKKQPIVTLSTCEAEYVAASWCVCHAIWLRRLMSKMELEQKDATIIQVDNKSAIELAKNPVNHERSKHIDVRFHFIREHVKEGNVELKHVASKDQAADIFTKPLSKEIFDRGKKLIGMMKRRNI